The genomic stretch TGCGAAGACAGGACCTGATGTAATAAAGTCAACTAGTTCCCCGAAGAATGGACGCTCTTTATGTTCACCATAATGAGTTTCTGCAAGGTCTTTTGAAACCGTCATCAATTTTGCCCCTACTAAATTAAATCCTTTATTCTCAAAGCGTGATACAATTCCACCAATCAAATTACGTTGAACACCGTCAGGCTTTACCATTAGAAAAGTTTTCTCCACAAAAATCTCCTCACTTTCAACACATTGTATGTATAGGGCAGAAATATTTATCTGCCCTTCAAAATTCTATCAAATATTCGCAAAAATAACAACATTTCCTTTTTAATGTTTTCTCTTGCCGATATATTCTGCGATTTGTCTAAGTGACGTTCTTGCTGAAGAAGCGGGTAGCTGTTCTAGTTCATAGAAAGCTTTTTGAAGGTAGCGATCGCTAATTTGTCGAGAATGTTCAATACCACCTGACAATTTCACAATGGACAGAACTTGATCCACCTGCTCTTGAGAAGCATGGAGCTCTTCTGAAAAAACATCCATGATTTTCTTCTTTTCGTTTTTTTGGTTCATCGCATAAAGGACAGGTAACGTAATGTTCCCCTGTAGTAAGTCTCCGCCCGCTGGTTTCCCAAGCTGTTTTACAGTTCCTGTATAATCTAATATATCATCCGTTATTTGGTAAGACATACCAACGTAATAACCGAATTGCTTTAAGTGAAGCTGCTCTTGTTTAGGTGCTCCCGCTGCGACTGCCCCTAGCTCACATGAAGTTGAGATTAGAAGGGCTGTTTTACGTTTAATCCTGCGAAAATAATCCCGTACATTTTGATCCCAATTAAATTGATCACGAATCTGTTCAATTTCACCAACGCTCATCTCTAAAATGGCATGGGACAAAATTCGATTTGCAGTCGGGTCATTTAATTCGGTCACTAGTTCAATGGCTCGAGCAAAAATATAATCTCCAGTATACATCGCTACACGGTTATCCCATTTTGCTTTTATTGTTTTAGCGCCCCGTCTCATTTCAGCGTCATCAATGACGTCGTCATGAACGAGAGAAGCCATGTGAATTAGTTCAAGCGCCACCGCTACGTTTTTCATGAGTGGCAAATTGTAATTCCCGAACTTACCTGAAAGCAGAACGAAAACAGGACGGATTCGTTTCCCTCCAGCTTTTAATAGGTGGTTTGATGCATCCCGAAGAACGGGATGATGAGCATCTACCGTTTGCTCCAGTTCAGTTTCAATAAATGACAAGTCTTTTTTTAAAGAAGCGTATATCGTTTTTAATTTCATGAGATCCACCTAACTGATTTTCACAAAATATCTGTTCTCTTATTCACTGGTTTAAAACCTCTGTGCATCGCTGCAACTCCGCCAGAGTATGGCTTTGTATCAACGCGGCTAAATCCATTTTTAAAGAAAAGTTGTTTTAACTCTTCTCTCCCTGGAAACGTGCTAGCTGATTCCTGAAGCCAAGAATACTCGTCATAACTTTTCGCCAACACTTTACCAAGAACTGGCATTACATGTTTAAAATACCCGTAATAAACTTGTTTAAAGACTGGGATGGTGGGCTGGCTCGTTTCGAGGCAGACAACTTGTCCACCCGGCTTAACCACGCGATACATTTCTTTAATAACCTGGTTATAATCGGGGACGTTTCTTAGTCCAAAACCAATCGTAACGTAGTCAAATGAATTGTCTTCAAAAGGTAGATTCATTGCATTTCCATGAATGAGGGTAACGTTTTCTTTTCTTTTCTCATTCACTTTGACATGACCGACTTCAAGCATGTTTTCACTAAAATCAAGTCCAATGGCTGATCCACTTTCTCCAACAGCATCAGCCATTGCAATTGTCCAGTCTGCTGTGCCACAGCAAACATCCAGTGCTGATGATCCTTTTTGAACATCCATTAATCTCATTGTATCTTTTCGCCATGCTTTGTGACGCTGAAAGCTGATGACTGAGTTCATTACATCATAACGTTTTGAAATCGTTTGAAATACATCGTGAACGCGTTCTTCTTTTGATGAAGTCATGCTTTATCCCTCTTCCGCCATTTTCTTTTCCTGGATACCCTTCATTCCCCAGTTGTATTCAAAACGCTCCTGAAATACCTGATGGAGTTCTGAATGCTGTTGGAGAAGTTGGTCCATTTCTTTTTTTG from Bacillus sp. Cs-700 encodes the following:
- a CDS encoding demethylmenaquinone methyltransferase, producing MTSSKEERVHDVFQTISKRYDVMNSVISFQRHKAWRKDTMRLMDVQKGSSALDVCCGTADWTIAMADAVGESGSAIGLDFSENMLEVGHVKVNEKRKENVTLIHGNAMNLPFEDNSFDYVTIGFGLRNVPDYNQVIKEMYRVVKPGGQVVCLETSQPTIPVFKQVYYGYFKHVMPVLGKVLAKSYDEYSWLQESASTFPGREELKQLFFKNGFSRVDTKPYSGGVAAMHRGFKPVNKRTDIL
- the hepT gene encoding heptaprenyl diphosphate synthase component II, yielding MKLKTIYASLKKDLSFIETELEQTVDAHHPVLRDASNHLLKAGGKRIRPVFVLLSGKFGNYNLPLMKNVAVALELIHMASLVHDDVIDDAEMRRGAKTIKAKWDNRVAMYTGDYIFARAIELVTELNDPTANRILSHAILEMSVGEIEQIRDQFNWDQNVRDYFRRIKRKTALLISTSCELGAVAAGAPKQEQLHLKQFGYYVGMSYQITDDILDYTGTVKQLGKPAGGDLLQGNITLPVLYAMNQKNEKKKIMDVFSEELHASQEQVDQVLSIVKLSGGIEHSRQISDRYLQKAFYELEQLPASSARTSLRQIAEYIGKRKH